A region of Excalfactoria chinensis isolate bCotChi1 chromosome 22, bCotChi1.hap2, whole genome shotgun sequence DNA encodes the following proteins:
- the FAM76A gene encoding protein FAM76A isoform X3 codes for MAALYACTKCHQRFPFEALSQGQQLCKECRIAHPIVKCTYCRTEFQQESKTNTICKKCAQNVKLYGTPKPCQYCNIIAAFIGNKCQRCTNSEKKYGPPHSCEQCKQQCAFDRKDDRKKVDGKLLCWLCTLSYKRVLQKTKEQCKHLSSSSRASLQEKEQYSRLSSSSHYNSQKTLSTSSIQNEIPKKKAKFDAISANGDSFSPDLALDSPGTDHFVIIAQLKEEVATLKKMLHQKDQMILEKEKKITELKADLQYQESQMRAKMNQMEKTHKEVMEQLQVTAFLF; via the exons ATGGCGGCGCTGTACGCCTGCACCAAGTGCCACCAGCGCTTCCCCTTCGAAGCGCTCAGCCAgggccagcagctctgcaag GAGTGCCGGATTGCACATCCCATTGTTAAATGCACTTACTGCAGGACTGAATTCCAGCAGGAAAG caaaaccaacacaatATGCAAGAAGTGTGCTCAGAATGTGAAGCTCTATGGCACA CCAAAACCTTGCCAGTACTGCAACATCATCGCAGCGTTTATTGGCAACAAGTGTCAGCGTTGCACAAACTCAGAAAAGAAGTATGGACCTCCACACTCCTGTGAGCAGTGCAAGCAGCAGTGTGCCTTTGACAGGAAGGATGACAGAAAGAAG GTGGATggaaagctgctctgctggtTATGCACACTGTCCTACAAACGGGTCCTACAGAAGACCAAAGAGCAGTGCAAGCACCTGAGCAGCTCCTCCCGAGCCAGCCTGCAAGAGAAGGAACAGTACAgcaggctcagcagcagcagccattaTAACAG CCAGAAAACCTTATCCACCTCTTCTATTCAGAATGAAATCCCAAAGAAGAAAGCCAAGTTTGATGCCATATCTGCCAATGGTGACAG tttttctcCAGACCTCGCCCTGGACTCTCCTGGCACTGACCACTTCGTTATCATTGCCCAGCTGAAGGAGGAGGTGGCTACTTTAAAGAAGATGCTGCACCAGAAAGATCAGATGattttggagaaggaaaagaag ATCACGGAGCTGAAGGCTGACTTGCAGTACCAGGAGTCACAGATGAGAGCAAAGATGAACCAAATGGAGAAGACGCACAAGGAGGTCATGGAGCAGTTACAGGtgacagcatttttgttttaa
- the FAM76A gene encoding protein FAM76A isoform X2 — translation MAALYACTKCHQRFPFEALSQGQQLCKECRIAHPIVKCTYCRTEFQQESKTNTICKKCAQNVKLYGTPKPCQYCNIIAAFIGNKCQRCTNSEKKYGPPHSCEQCKQQCAFDRKDDRKKVDGKLLCWLCTLSYKRVLQKTKEQCKHLSSSSRASLQEKEQYSRLSSSSHYNSQKTLSTSSIQNEIPKKKAKFDAISANGDSFSPDLALDSPGTDHFVIIAQLKEEVATLKKMLHQKDQMILEKEKKITELKADLQYQESQMRAKMNQMEKTHKEVMEQLQAKNRELLKQAAALSKGKKPEKSGAITSP, via the exons ATGGCGGCGCTGTACGCCTGCACCAAGTGCCACCAGCGCTTCCCCTTCGAAGCGCTCAGCCAgggccagcagctctgcaag GAGTGCCGGATTGCACATCCCATTGTTAAATGCACTTACTGCAGGACTGAATTCCAGCAGGAAAG caaaaccaacacaatATGCAAGAAGTGTGCTCAGAATGTGAAGCTCTATGGCACA CCAAAACCTTGCCAGTACTGCAACATCATCGCAGCGTTTATTGGCAACAAGTGTCAGCGTTGCACAAACTCAGAAAAGAAGTATGGACCTCCACACTCCTGTGAGCAGTGCAAGCAGCAGTGTGCCTTTGACAGGAAGGATGACAGAAAGAAG GTGGATggaaagctgctctgctggtTATGCACACTGTCCTACAAACGGGTCCTACAGAAGACCAAAGAGCAGTGCAAGCACCTGAGCAGCTCCTCCCGAGCCAGCCTGCAAGAGAAGGAACAGTACAgcaggctcagcagcagcagccattaTAACAG CCAGAAAACCTTATCCACCTCTTCTATTCAGAATGAAATCCCAAAGAAGAAAGCCAAGTTTGATGCCATATCTGCCAATGGTGACAG tttttctcCAGACCTCGCCCTGGACTCTCCTGGCACTGACCACTTCGTTATCATTGCCCAGCTGAAGGAGGAGGTGGCTACTTTAAAGAAGATGCTGCACCAGAAAGATCAGATGattttggagaaggaaaagaag ATCACGGAGCTGAAGGCTGACTTGCAGTACCAGGAGTCACAGATGAGAGCAAAGATGAACCAAATGGAGAAGACGCACAAGGAGGTCATGGAGCAGTTACAG GCCAAGAACAGAGAACTCCTGAAGCAAGCAGCTGCCCTATCCAAGGGCAAAAAGCCTGAGAAGTCGGGAGCAATAACCTCCCCTTAA
- the SESN2 gene encoding sestrin-2 isoform X2 — MGSPDPNSPREDGGPGGGHGRRCPFRAAGGRLGTAFGILQEGIESSRRQLIEAFVSAGRVDNITMVMGLHPQYLSSFWKTQYLLLRMDGPLPYHKRHYIAIMAAARHQCTYLVGLHMGEFLQAGGNPAWLQGLHCAPQKLRNLNEINKLLAHRPWLITKEHIEALLKTGEHSWSLAELVQALVLLTHYHYLASFVFGCGINPEAGQDGGQGCRPPSPHSDSSPTAEDSTGCSGGRDAVREVEALMERMQLLRDSQREEEGVTQEEMATRFEMEKTESLLVAPSDVTDHALQSGLLCFVEDPEFGYKDFTRRGEQAPPTFRAQDYTWEDHGFSLINRLYPDVGQLLDEKFQVVYNLTYNTIAMHCGVDTSMLRRAIWNYVHCVFGIRYDDYDYGEVNQLLERSLKVYIKTVACYPEKTTKRMYAQFWRHFKHSEKVHVNLLLLEARLQAALLYALRAVTRYMT; from the exons ATGGGGTCCCCTGATCCCAATTCACCCCGTGAGGATGGGGGGCCAGGCGGTGGGCACGGTCGGAGGTGCCCATTCCGGGCAGCAGGAGGGCGGCTGGGCACAGCCTTTGGG ATCCTGCAGGAGGGCATTGAGAGCAGCCGGCGGCAGCTGATCGAAGCCTTCGTCTCTGCTGGTCGCGTGGACAACATCACGATGGTGATGGGGCTGCACCCCCAGTACCTGAGCAGCTTCTGGAAGACTCAGTATCTCCTGCTGCGCATGGACGGACCCCTCCCCTACCACAAACGCCACTACATCGCCATCATG GCTGCAGCCCGGCATCAGTGCACCTACCTGGTGGGGCTGCACATGGGGGAGTTCCTGCAGGCGGGGGGCAACCCGGCGTGGCTGCAGGGGCTGCACTGTGCCCCACAGAAGCTCAGGAACCTGAATGAGATCAACAAGCTGCTGGCACACCGGCCCTGGCTCATCACCAAGGAGCACATTGAG gcactgctgaagACAGGGGAGCACAGCTGGTCGCTGGCGGAGCTGGTGCAGGCGCTGGTGCTGCTCACCCATTACCATTATCTTGCCTCCTTTGTGTTTGGCTGCGGCATCAACCCCGAGGCAGGGCAGGATGGGGGGCAGGGCTGCAGACCCCCCTCACCCCACAGcgacagcagccccacagccgaGGACAGCACAGGGTGCTCAGGG GGCAGGGATGCTGTGCGTGAGGTGGAGGCACTGATGGAGAGGATGCAGCTGCTGCGGGACAGccagagggaggaggagggcgTCACCCAGGAGGAGATGGCCACGCGCTTCGAGATGGAGAAGACAGAGAGTTTGTTGGTGGCCCCATCGG ATGTGACAGACCATGCCCTGCAGTCCGGCTTGCTGTGCTTCGTGGAGGACCCCGAGTTTGGCTACAAGGACTTCACGCGGCGCGGCGAGCAGGCACCCCCCACCTTCCGTGCTCAG GATTACACGTGGGAGGATCACGGCTTCTCCCTCATCAACCGGCTGTACCCCGAcgtggggcagctgctggatgagaAGTTCCAGGTGGTTTATAACCTGACCTACAACACCATCGCCATGCACTGCGGGGTCGACACCTCCATGCTGCGCCGCGCCATCTGGAACTACGTGCATTGCGTCTTCGGCATCCG CTACGATGACTATGACTATGGAGAGGTGAACCAGCTGCTGGAGCGCAGCCTGAAGGTGTACATCAAGACAGTGGCCTGCTACCCGGAGAAGACCACCAAGAGGATGTATGCGCAGTTCTGGAGGCACTTCAAGCACTCAGAAAAG
- the SESN2 gene encoding sestrin-2 isoform X1 — translation MLVAGSQCCPSGLEERLGCGALQGEEDRRIPVPPQLGRGPSAFIPVEEILQEGIESSRRQLIEAFVSAGRVDNITMVMGLHPQYLSSFWKTQYLLLRMDGPLPYHKRHYIAIMAAARHQCTYLVGLHMGEFLQAGGNPAWLQGLHCAPQKLRNLNEINKLLAHRPWLITKEHIEALLKTGEHSWSLAELVQALVLLTHYHYLASFVFGCGINPEAGQDGGQGCRPPSPHSDSSPTAEDSTGCSGGRDAVREVEALMERMQLLRDSQREEEGVTQEEMATRFEMEKTESLLVAPSDVTDHALQSGLLCFVEDPEFGYKDFTRRGEQAPPTFRAQDYTWEDHGFSLINRLYPDVGQLLDEKFQVVYNLTYNTIAMHCGVDTSMLRRAIWNYVHCVFGIRYDDYDYGEVNQLLERSLKVYIKTVACYPEKTTKRMYAQFWRHFKHSEKVHVNLLLLEARLQAALLYALRAVTRYMT, via the exons ATGCTGGTGGCCGGCTCTCAATGCTGCCCTTCGGGGCTGGAGGAGCGTTTGGGATGCGGGGCTTTGCAGGGCGAGGAG GACAGAAGGATCCCGGTGCCCCCacagctggggagggggcccaGCGCCTTCATCCCTGTGGAGGAG ATCCTGCAGGAGGGCATTGAGAGCAGCCGGCGGCAGCTGATCGAAGCCTTCGTCTCTGCTGGTCGCGTGGACAACATCACGATGGTGATGGGGCTGCACCCCCAGTACCTGAGCAGCTTCTGGAAGACTCAGTATCTCCTGCTGCGCATGGACGGACCCCTCCCCTACCACAAACGCCACTACATCGCCATCATG GCTGCAGCCCGGCATCAGTGCACCTACCTGGTGGGGCTGCACATGGGGGAGTTCCTGCAGGCGGGGGGCAACCCGGCGTGGCTGCAGGGGCTGCACTGTGCCCCACAGAAGCTCAGGAACCTGAATGAGATCAACAAGCTGCTGGCACACCGGCCCTGGCTCATCACCAAGGAGCACATTGAG gcactgctgaagACAGGGGAGCACAGCTGGTCGCTGGCGGAGCTGGTGCAGGCGCTGGTGCTGCTCACCCATTACCATTATCTTGCCTCCTTTGTGTTTGGCTGCGGCATCAACCCCGAGGCAGGGCAGGATGGGGGGCAGGGCTGCAGACCCCCCTCACCCCACAGcgacagcagccccacagccgaGGACAGCACAGGGTGCTCAGGG GGCAGGGATGCTGTGCGTGAGGTGGAGGCACTGATGGAGAGGATGCAGCTGCTGCGGGACAGccagagggaggaggagggcgTCACCCAGGAGGAGATGGCCACGCGCTTCGAGATGGAGAAGACAGAGAGTTTGTTGGTGGCCCCATCGG ATGTGACAGACCATGCCCTGCAGTCCGGCTTGCTGTGCTTCGTGGAGGACCCCGAGTTTGGCTACAAGGACTTCACGCGGCGCGGCGAGCAGGCACCCCCCACCTTCCGTGCTCAG GATTACACGTGGGAGGATCACGGCTTCTCCCTCATCAACCGGCTGTACCCCGAcgtggggcagctgctggatgagaAGTTCCAGGTGGTTTATAACCTGACCTACAACACCATCGCCATGCACTGCGGGGTCGACACCTCCATGCTGCGCCGCGCCATCTGGAACTACGTGCATTGCGTCTTCGGCATCCG CTACGATGACTATGACTATGGAGAGGTGAACCAGCTGCTGGAGCGCAGCCTGAAGGTGTACATCAAGACAGTGGCCTGCTACCCGGAGAAGACCACCAAGAGGATGTATGCGCAGTTCTGGAGGCACTTCAAGCACTCAGAAAAG
- the FAM76A gene encoding protein FAM76A isoform X1: protein MAALYACTKCHQRFPFEALSQGQQLCKECRIAHPIVKCTYCRTEFQQESKTNTICKKCAQNVKLYGTPKPCQYCNIIAAFIGNKCQRCTNSEKKYGPPHSCEQCKQQCAFDRKDDRKKVDGKLLCWLCTLSYKRVLQKTKEQCKHLSSSSRASLQEKEQYSRLSSSSHYNSQKTLSTSSIQNEIPKKKAKFDAISANGDSVPSSPEMLCPPIQSAPSTLAQWAASQQSLGAHHCPVSQGTDILNFSPDLALDSPGTDHFVIIAQLKEEVATLKKMLHQKDQMILEKEKKITELKADLQYQESQMRAKMNQMEKTHKEVMEQLQAKNRELLKQAAALSKGKKPEKSGAITSP, encoded by the exons ATGGCGGCGCTGTACGCCTGCACCAAGTGCCACCAGCGCTTCCCCTTCGAAGCGCTCAGCCAgggccagcagctctgcaag GAGTGCCGGATTGCACATCCCATTGTTAAATGCACTTACTGCAGGACTGAATTCCAGCAGGAAAG caaaaccaacacaatATGCAAGAAGTGTGCTCAGAATGTGAAGCTCTATGGCACA CCAAAACCTTGCCAGTACTGCAACATCATCGCAGCGTTTATTGGCAACAAGTGTCAGCGTTGCACAAACTCAGAAAAGAAGTATGGACCTCCACACTCCTGTGAGCAGTGCAAGCAGCAGTGTGCCTTTGACAGGAAGGATGACAGAAAGAAG GTGGATggaaagctgctctgctggtTATGCACACTGTCCTACAAACGGGTCCTACAGAAGACCAAAGAGCAGTGCAAGCACCTGAGCAGCTCCTCCCGAGCCAGCCTGCAAGAGAAGGAACAGTACAgcaggctcagcagcagcagccattaTAACAG CCAGAAAACCTTATCCACCTCTTCTATTCAGAATGAAATCCCAAAGAAGAAAGCCAAGTTTGATGCCATATCTGCCAATGGTGACAG CGTTCCTTCCTCTCCCGAGATGCTTTGCCCCCCTATCCAGAGTGCCCCGTCCACGTTGGCGCAGTGGGCTGCTTCCCAACAGAGTCTCGGTGCCCACCATTGTCCTGTTTCTCAAGGCACTGACATCCTGAA tttttctcCAGACCTCGCCCTGGACTCTCCTGGCACTGACCACTTCGTTATCATTGCCCAGCTGAAGGAGGAGGTGGCTACTTTAAAGAAGATGCTGCACCAGAAAGATCAGATGattttggagaaggaaaagaag ATCACGGAGCTGAAGGCTGACTTGCAGTACCAGGAGTCACAGATGAGAGCAAAGATGAACCAAATGGAGAAGACGCACAAGGAGGTCATGGAGCAGTTACAG GCCAAGAACAGAGAACTCCTGAAGCAAGCAGCTGCCCTATCCAAGGGCAAAAAGCCTGAGAAGTCGGGAGCAATAACCTCCCCTTAA